In Populus trichocarpa isolate Nisqually-1 chromosome 16, P.trichocarpa_v4.1, whole genome shotgun sequence, a genomic segment contains:
- the LOC7455849 gene encoding VQ motif-containing protein 22 yields MSKIMSDNPPDWSQFYQQNLSNQVLTPIRPMFNDRGVADVNIITSTTMDTASISNPMGSANPSSSGHLSPEGRVAKPIRRRSRASRRTPTTLLNTDTTNFRAMVQQFTGGPSAPFATGSQINATNFGYAVGVHRQGHHGNHPSPVMMPPGYHLQYQQQQQQQQQFQQQSQPPPSYMFSLRNSNMGTNTSTTTAPGDVFFQRLGNPRAATTMEVSDHGYSTEGAVISSLVAPPSRPPSSSSNENRSNTFLF; encoded by the coding sequence ATGAGCAAAATTATGTCCGATAATCCTCCCGATTGGTCTCAATTCTATCAACAAAATCTCTCGAACCAAGTTCTAACTCCTATTCGACCCATGTTCAACGATCGTGGTGTCGCTGATGTGAATATCATCACCAGCACCACCATGGACACGGCTAGCATATCGAACCCAATGGGTTCGGCCAATCCTAGCTCAAGTGGTCATTTGAGCCCTGAAGGTCGAGTTGCCAAGCCTATTCGTAGAAGGTCTAGGGCTTCAAGAAGAACCCCGACAACATTACTCAATACAGACACCACGAATTTCCGAGCCATGGTGCAACAATTCACTGGGGGTCCTAGTGCACCATTTGCAACAGGATCACAAATTAATGCCACAAATTTTGGTTATGCAGTAGGTGTTCATCGTCAAGGCCATCATGGTAATCACCCCAGTCCAGTTATGATGCCCCCGGGGTATCATTTGCAatatcagcagcagcagcagcagcagcagcaatttCAGCAGCAAAGCCAGCCACCACCATCATACATGTTCTCACTGAGAAACAGTAATATGGGTACTAATACTAGTACTACCACAGCTCCTGGTGATGTGTTTTTTCAAAGACTTGGAAACCCTAGAGCCGCTACAACCATGGAAGTCTCTGATCATGGGTACTCAACTGAAGGAGCTGTAATTTCCTCCCTGGTGGCTCCTCCTTCTAGGCCTCCATCTTCCAGCTCCAATGAGAACAGAAGTAATACTTTCTTATTCTGA